The following coding sequences lie in one Carcharodon carcharias isolate sCarCar2 chromosome 5, sCarCar2.pri, whole genome shotgun sequence genomic window:
- the hey2 gene encoding hairy/enhancer-of-split related with YRPW motif protein 2, with the protein MKRPCEESSSDSDIDETIDVGSENNYGGQGNSALTRAGSPSTTSQILARKKRRGIIEKRRRDRINNSLSELRRLVPTAFEKQGSAKLEKAEILQMTVDHLKMLRATGGKGFLDAHALAMDFMSIGFRECLAEVARYLSSVEGLDTSDPLRLRLVSHLNTYASQREAAVMTSSVAHHHHHHHHQQQQHHQQRLHHSHQQPHQQHWAAAFHQLPSALLQHHGLSSDRLLASASELHPGTAVPAPAGGSALLTATLAAAAAHTDTTLRAAQGGGGGGGGGAVAGRLPPLSTSLLSLSATVHAAAAAAAAHTFPLSLGSFPAAAVLTPGGPALSPPGFAAIPQGGSGASGSAGGKQPYRPWGTEIGAF; encoded by the exons ATGAAGCGCCCTTGTGAAGAAAGTTCTTCAGATAGTGATATTGATGAAACTATAGACGTAGGGAGTGAAAATAACTACGGAGG TCAGGGCAACAGTGCACTCACAAGAGCTGGCTCCCCGTCTACAACTTCCCAAATCCTTGCCAGGAAGAAAAGAAGAGGG ATTATTGAGAAAAGACGTCGAGATCGTATTAATAATAGTTTGTCAGAGCTCCGAAGACTAGTTCCTACTGCTTTTGAGAAACAG GGTTCAGCCAAGTTAGAGAAAGCGGAAATACTTCAGATGACAGTGGACCATTTAAAGATGCTCCGGGCGACTGGAGGTAAAG GGTTTTTGGACGCTCACGCCCTCGCCATGGACTTTATGAGTATCGGTTTCCGGGAGTGCCTGGCCGAGGTGGCCCGCTACCTGAGCTCGGTGGAAGGGCTCGACACCTCGGACCCGCTGCGGCTCCGCCTGGTCTCTCATCTCAACACTTACGCCTCTCAGCGGGAAGCGGCTGTCATGACCTCTTCGGTCGctcatcatcaccaccatcaccaccatcagcagcagcagcatcaccagcagagGCTCCATCACTCGCACCAGCAGCCGCACCAGCAGCACTGGGCCGCcgcattccaccagctgccctccGCCTTGCTGCAGCACCACGGGCTCTCCAGCGACAGGCTGCTGGCCTCGGCCTCCGAGCTGCACCCAGGTACCGCGGTCCCGGCTCCAGCAGGGGGCTCGGCCCTGCTCACTGCCACCCTGGCGGCGGCCGCGGCTCACACCGACACCACGCTGCGGGCGGCCcagggcggcggcggcggcgggggcgggggggcagtcGCTGGCCGCCTGCCCCCGCTCTCTacctccctgctctccctctccgccACCGTACACgctgccgccgccgccgccgctgcCCACACCTTCCCGCTCTCCTTGGGCAGTTTCCCCGCCGCCGCTGTGCTGACGCCGGGCGGCCCGGCCCTCAGTCCGCCGGGCTTTGCCGCCATCCCGCAGGGCGGCAGCGGGGCCAGCGGCAGCGCGGGCGGGAAACAACCTTACAGACCCTGGGGCACCGAGATCGGAGCTTTCTGA